In the Gemmatimonadota bacterium genome, CAATCCCCTCATCCATCTCCATACGCGCAATCTGCGACATCTTATGCGTCTTAATATGCGGACGCAAACGCGCATACCCGCCCATCATATCTCCAATCGCGCGAATATTATGCGCCACCGCCGCCTTGTAAACCAGCAGCGCAGGCGTGGGAATCTCCTCGGCATTCTTTACCCGATAGTCAAACATTCAGCACCTCTCCAATCCATCGCCAAACCGCATCCTTGCCGCGCCCCGTCGTCGCGGAAAACGGCACAAGGCTAAAATCGCCGTGCAAAGCGAGCATCCGACGGGTTTGATCCAATCGGCTTTTGAGCTTATGACCCGACAACTTATCCGCCTTGGTAGCAACCACCACAAACGGCTTGTTGCCGTGCACCAGCCAGTCAATCATCTGCAAATCATCCCGGCTCGGATCGTGCCTCGCATCGATCAACTGAACAAAACCTCTGATTGCAGACCGATCCTGCACATACCCCTCAATCAACTGCCCCCACGTCTGGCGCTCTTGCAAACTGCGCTTTGCATAGCCATAACCGGGCAAATCGACAAAATAATACGCGTGATTTACGCGATAAAAATTCAGCGTCCGCGTCTTGCCGGGCGTGCTACTCGTCTTCGCCAAATTTTTCCGATTGAACAGCCGATTGAGCAACGACGACTTGCCCACATTGGAACGCCCCGCAAATGCAATCTCGGCCATCCCATCGCGAGGCAACTGCCTCAAAAAGCCAACACTCGTAACAAATTCGGCAGAATGGAATTGCATGACCGCCCTTTCACACAAACGAAAACCGGGGTCCAATTCGGCCCCGGTTCCCCATCTGTGGGAAATATCTATCTTTTTAAGCGCGTTTTTGTGTGGATTCGAGAACCTCAATACGCGGCTTGTTGCGGTTTTGAACCATATCGCAGGTCACCGTGACCTCGGTTATATTCTCACTGGAGGGTATATCGTACATCAAATCCGTCATAACCGTCTCGAGAACCGACCGCAACCCGCGCGCGCCTGTACCCTTATCCTGCGTAATGCGAACAACCTCACGCAA is a window encoding:
- the yihA gene encoding ribosome biogenesis GTP-binding protein YihA/YsxC; translated protein: MQFHSAEFVTSVGFLRQLPRDGMAEIAFAGRSNVGKSSLLNRLFNRKNLAKTSSTPGKTRTLNFYRVNHAYYFVDLPGYGYAKRSLQERQTWGQLIEGYVQDRSAIRGFVQLIDARHDPSRDDLQMIDWLVHGNKPFVVVATKADKLSGHKLKSRLDQTRRMLALHGDFSLVPFSATTGRGKDAVWRWIGEVLNV